ACTACGGGTTGAAACGCTTCACTTCAGAAGCTCGCGCGCATCCTCGTCTTTAACACCCAAATACGTTTCCAGCGCCCTTCGTAAACGAGCATCGTCGGTGCTCCTGAGCAGTGGTCCCCACTGGCTGATCTTCAGATTATGCACCGTAGTCCCGTAGACTCTGCGCTTAAAGTCCTCGATCTCCGGGTGAACGATCCGGTCTATCTTCGCGAAATTGGTATCCAGGCGGTAGGGAAAACGGGCGATGAGAGTACGCAGCAACTCCTGGTACTCGCGGGTCGGTTGGTATCGTCGGCCTTCCGTGCCCCACCCACCGACGAGCCGCCGGGCCTCCTCAAGCTGGTCGGGCGTTCCCTGGAAGATGAAGCCGTTCGTGTTTGTCTGCTGAAGATTGCGCGTGCGGGCACTCGTGTTCTCTGGTTCCAGCACCAGATACTCCGGTGGGCGGTGGTAGTGGCGGTCACGTGCCGCCGCGACGGAGGCACCTGGGACGATGCACACGTCGATAATGGAGGGCTTGCCGTAGATCAAGTGTTCTGGCAGCCAAGCCAGAAGAACGACGTAGGTTTGATCGTCCAAAAAATGATTCTGGCTGTCCTTGAAGCGGGCCGTGATCTCGGTCGCGAGGGGAAACCAGGCCTTGACCTCGAAGCCCGGCGTCGGCGTGATGCCCGAATCGACGAAGATCATGTCGGGAAAGCCGGGGTCCTGCCGTCGCCACCTACCGAGCGACGAGAACTCCTCCCGGTCATTCAGGAACTCAACGACGTTGAACTCGATCAGATTCCCGACGAGGGGCGACAACTTGGAGATGATCTTCGCCAGATTCACCGCCGCCTCCGGTGAAACAGGTCTGCTGACGGCCACCACATCGAAGATGTGGCCAGAGAGGCCCCCAAGATGCGCGGACGCAGCTTTGATAACGTCCCCCGTCGTCCTCATGAGGGCACGTCCTCTGACGAGTGAGGAGGCCCCAGCCTCTCGATGATCTCCCGCAGAAAGTGAGTGGGGTCCTGACTAAGTACCCCGGCGACCGCCACGAACTCGATCACGTCCAAGCGCCGCTCACCCACCTCGTACTTGGAAACGAAGGATTGTGCCTTGCCCAACCTCGCTGCCAACTCGGCTTGTGTTAGGCCCGCACTCTTCCGGGCAGCGATCAAGGCGAACCGTAAGGCACGGTACTTCTCAGCGTCCCTCACCCTCATAACGAAAGGTTTCCAACCATTCTGGGTATTCAAACCCACTCCGGGATATATACCAAATCGGGATAAAAGCGCATGATGGCGAGGAGCAGCGGAGGGTGTGTCCCATCCCGGCCCTCCTGACGGCGGGGCTATACTGGCGCGCGTGCTGACGCTCCTCACCGCCGCGCTCGCGTCGTTCTCCGATCCGGCGGGGGATGCGCGGGGGGACGGGGGGTACATCCTGCCCACGCGGCCCGCCGTGAGCGCCGAGGCGCTGGACCTGCGCGGCTTTCAGGCGAGGGCGGGGGGATCGGGGATGCGTTTCACCGTGGAGCTGGGGCGCATCGAGAACCCGTGGGGGGCACCGGGCGGCTTCTCAGCGGGCGTGACGGACATCTTCGTGCGGACGGGCGTGGGCGGCGCGCGGACGCTGGACGGCCTGCGGCTCAACGTGAGCGGGTCGGGCGGCTGGGGCTATCACCTGCGGGTCACGGGCTTCGGGGGCACCCTGCGGGCCGCGCCGGAGGCCGGGGGGGAGCCAACCCCCCTCGCCGCGCCGACCGTGCGGGTGGAGGGGACGAACCTCGTCATCGACGCGGCCATCCCGCCCGGCCAGTACGCCTACTGGGTGACGAGCAGCGTCTACTCGCCCTTCACGCCCGACGGGGTGCTGCGGCCCGTCACCGTGCCCGGCCCCGCCTCGCTGCAAGCGGGCCGCGAGGGGGCACCCGTGCCCGTGGACGTGCTGCTTCCCTCGGGGGACGCCTCACCCTTCACTGTGGGGCTGCTCGCGCCCGTCGGCTCCACGCGCGACCCGCGCACGCTGCTCCTCCTCGGCCTGGGGGCGTTCGGCCTCCTGACCGTCCTGCTGGCGACCGTGGCGGTGTGGCGGAGGCGAGGTTGAACGTCCCCGCCCCCCTGCTCATCCTCGTCGCGGCGGTGCTGTGGGGGCTGCTGGGCATCCTGGGCAAGAACGCGCAGGCGGCGGGCGTCGGCGCGCTGGAGGTCGCCCTGTGGCGGGCGGTCCTCGCGGGCGGGCTGTATGCCCTTCACGCGGGCGTGACCCGTGCCCGCCTCCCGCGTGGGCGTGATCTGCTCGTCACCGCCATCTTCGGCATCCTCGGCGTGAGCGTCTTCTACGGGTCGTACCAGCTCGCCGTGCGGGCGGGCGGCGCGAGCCTCGCCTCCGTGCTGCT
This window of the Deinococcus sp. YIM 134068 genome carries:
- a CDS encoding helix-turn-helix domain-containing protein; amino-acid sequence: MIAARKSAGLTQAELAARLGKAQSFVSKYEVGERRLDVIEFVAVAGVLSQDPTHFLREIIERLGPPHSSEDVPS
- a CDS encoding glucodextranase DOMON-like domain-containing protein, with protein sequence MLTLLTAALASFSDPAGDARGDGGYILPTRPAVSAEALDLRGFQARAGGSGMRFTVELGRIENPWGAPGGFSAGVTDIFVRTGVGGARTLDGLRLNVSGSGGWGYHLRVTGFGGTLRAAPEAGGEPTPLAAPTVRVEGTNLVIDAAIPPGQYAYWVTSSVYSPFTPDGVLRPVTVPGPASLQAGREGAPVPVDVLLPSGDASPFTVGLLAPVGSTRDPRTLLLLGLGAFGLLTVLLATVAVWRRRG